Proteins encoded within one genomic window of bacterium:
- a CDS encoding AAA family ATPase, producing MATYNNFGRDEVYSIAYDIPKLAFFGTKGGVGKTTIASKFADLVAQGEGKPNVLMIDFDVDHRGLTVTRLSGLTGKCKTIHEYIATRSMELERAIDATHTQLEGDSGRVFLIPAAGKEETHIFRTMANINSDEMLEIIRSLIKSAINKYKISCVLIDCGPVVNPYTAAAAYISDMAFIIGQNEPITYDNYTHYAHRVREFYEDFQTTHVHLVLNKTRGRIPETISAFANIPFTMEVVDVTEGLDDIDEMRLTMFDNYIYDIVKKTFERNHPKFIPDPNVMLPKTWPKISELANSLSKSGELKMAKVLKYLLPTGIIFTIISLILKFGFGGKGVSTKQIIDSSGSIIEQVVKNTNVFDEIFPYSFGLSLVLAVVGFIFWRKYGEIKRFLDMLSRASKEGLLHLLQNRSGRRMFEKVKRLAKKTKI from the coding sequence ATGGCTACTTATAATAATTTTGGAAGAGATGAGGTGTATTCTATTGCCTACGATATTCCTAAACTTGCCTTTTTTGGAACAAAAGGAGGGGTAGGGAAAACAACAATTGCATCAAAGTTTGCAGATTTAGTTGCACAAGGTGAAGGCAAACCCAATGTTTTAATGATTGATTTTGATGTTGATCACAGAGGATTAACTGTGACAAGATTGAGTGGATTAACAGGAAAGTGTAAGACTATCCATGAATACATAGCAACACGTTCTATGGAATTAGAAAGGGCAATCGATGCAACCCATACACAATTAGAAGGAGATAGTGGCAGAGTATTCTTAATTCCTGCGGCAGGGAAGGAAGAGACTCATATTTTTAGAACTATGGCAAATATTAATAGTGATGAAATGTTAGAAATTATTCGTTCACTAATAAAGAGTGCCATAAATAAGTACAAAATTTCTTGTGTTCTTATTGATTGTGGTCCTGTGGTCAATCCTTATACGGCTGCCGCAGCTTATATCTCTGATATGGCATTTATTATCGGACAAAATGAACCAATTACTTATGACAACTACACACACTATGCCCATAGAGTCAGAGAGTTTTACGAAGACTTCCAGACAACTCATGTCCATCTCGTCTTAAATAAAACAAGAGGGAGAATTCCTGAAACCATTTCAGCCTTTGCGAATATTCCTTTTACGATGGAGGTGGTTGATGTAACAGAAGGGCTGGATGATATTGATGAGATGAGACTTACGATGTTTGATAACTATATCTACGATATTGTTAAAAAAACTTTCGAGAGAAACCATCCTAAGTTTATTCCTGATCCAAATGTCATGTTACCCAAAACATGGCCTAAGATTTCTGAGTTAGCAAATAGTTTGAGTAAATCAGGAGAACTGAAAATGGCTAAAGTACTAAAATATTTACTTCCCACAGGTATTATATTCACCATTATTTCCTTAATCCTGAAATTTGGTTTTGGAGGTAAAGGGGTTTCAACAAAGCAAATAATTGATAGTAGTGGTTCAATTATCGAGCAGGTGGTTAAAAACACAAATGTCTTTGACGAAATATTCCCCTACTCTTTTGGACTATCTTTGGTTTTGGCAGTGGTAGGCTTTATCTTTTGGAGAAAATATGGTGAAATAAAAAGATTTCTCGACATGCTTTCCAGAGCAAGTAAAGAGGGATTACTTCATTTACTTCAAAATCGGAGTGGGAGAAGGATGTTTGAAAAAGTGAAAAGATTGGCGAAAAAAACAAAGATTTAG